The Marinobacter bohaiensis genome segment AGACTTTAATCTGGAGTGGCGTGTTCGGATTTCCTGTCGATGATGGCCGGGACGGTGATTGACCGGTCGCTGGCGAGTCCGTGGACGGAGAGGCGGTGACCGCCGCTTGCCCCGGTATCATCTGATGCTCCGGCAGCTCCGTAAATACCGAAAGAAACCCCGTTAATCCGGGCGTTCGACGTCGTGCGGGCATGCGGTGGTGGCGTATTCGGTGTATTATGTTAGCAAGCAAACGATATAGTCGGCCCGCCGGGTCCGGCGCCGTCTTGCTTCCTGGAATGACACCCATTGCACGCAAGGAGGGAACGATCCCTACGAAGTTCGTTCCAAAGTATCATGTTGACCCTGCGCGATTCCTTCTAGGATCGAAGAGTGGCATTCATTCACCCGCAACAGGTAAGAGGTAACGTCTATGTGGACCAAGCCCGCGTTTGAAGACATGCGCATCGGTTTCGAAGTCACTATGTACTTCGCCAACCGTTGAAGTTTCAGCTGCGTAAGCAGATTGATTGAACGGCCGGCTCCCACAGCCGGCCGTTTGCGTTCCGGAGATCCCCCATGCAGATTCATGTTCTCGGTTCCGCTGCCGGTGGGGGCTTCCCCCAGTGGAACTGCAATTGCACCAACTGCCAGGGCCTGCGCGACGGCACCCTCAATGCCCGTGCGCGCACCCAGTCGTCGATCGTGATCAGCGAAGACGGCGAGCGCTGGATCCTGTGCAATGCCTCCCCCGATATCCGCGCCCAGCTGGCGGCGTTTGCCCCCTTGCAGCCGGCCCGCGCCGTGCGTGACACGGGTATCGATGCGGTGCTGTTGATGGACAGCCAGATCGACCACACCACCGGCCTGCTGACCCTGCGTGAGGGCTGCCCGCTGGACGTCTGGTGCACGCCCCAGGTCCATGAGGACCTGTCCACCGGTTTCCCGCTGTTCACCATGCTGGAGCACTGGAACGGCGGCCTGAACTGGCACGATATGCCCTATGGCGACGAGACCGTGTTCACGATGCCCGCCGCGCCGTCCCTGCGCCTGACGGCCCTGCCGCTGCTGAGCAACGCGCCGCCGTATTCACCACGGCGCGGCAAGACCATCCCGGGGGACAACGTGGGCCTGTTCATCGAGGACACCCGCAGCGGCACCACGGTGCTTTACGCGCCGGGCTTGGGCCGGCCGGACGACCGTCTGAAAGCCTGGATGCGCCGCGCCGACATCTTGCTGGTGGACGGCACCGTGTGGGACGACGATGAAATGAAACGCCGCGGCGTGGGCACCAAGACCGGTCAGGAGATGGGACACCTGGCCCAGAATGGCCCGGGCGGCATGATCGAGCTGCTCGATACGATGCCCGCGCGGCGCAAGATCCTGATTCACATCAACAACACCAACCCGATCCTGGACGAGGATTCCCCGGAGCGCGCGATCCTCGACCGCCACGGCATCGAAGTGGCCTGGGACGGGATGCATCTGGACCTGGAACGGGAGGGGGGAGCCGAATGAGCCGCATTGAACAGCCGCTGGACCGGGCCGCCTTTGAGCAGGCCCTGCGCGACAAAGGCCAGTACTACCATATCCACCACCCATACCACCGGGCCATGTACGCCGGGGAATGCACCCGCGAACAGATCCAGGGCTGGGTGGCGAACCGCTACTACTACCAGGTGAACATCCCGCGCAAGGATGCCGCCATCATGGCCAACTGCCCGGATGCCTCAGTGCGGCGCCAGTGGCTGCAGCGGGTGCTCGATCACGACGGCGCCGAAGGCGAGGACGGCGGCATCGAAGCCTGGCTGGGGCTGGCCGAAGCGGTCGGCCTGAGCCGGGACGAGGTGATTGATCAGCGCCACGTGCTGCCCGGAGTGCGCTTTGCGGTGGACGCCTACTACCACTTCGCGCGGCGGGCGACCTGGCAGGAGGCGGCCTGCTCGTCACTGACCGAGCTGTTCGCGCCGGAGATCCACCAGTCGCGGCTGGACAGCTGGCCGCAGCACTACCCCTGGATCGAGGACAACGGCTACGGCTACTTCCGCAAGCGCCTGGGCGAGGCCCGCCGCGACGTGGAACACGGCCTGACCATCACCCTGGATCATTTCACCACGGCGGAACAGCAGCAGCGGGCGCTGGACATCCTGCAGTTCAAACTGGACATCCTCTGGAGCCTGCTCGACGCGCTGACCATGGCCTACGTCCACAAGACGCCGCCGTACCATACCGTGACGGATGCCCAGGTCTGGCATCGGGGACTCGATCGATGAAAACGCAAACGCCGAAACTGCGCCCGGGTTTCCGCTACCAGTGGGAACCGGCCCAGGAGGCCTACGTGCTGCTGTACCCGGAGGGCATGGTCAAGCTCAACGGGAGCGCCGGTGCTATTCTTGGGGAAGTGAATGGTGAGCAAACCGTCGGCCAGATCATCGACAGCCTGCAGGCCCGATTCCCCGACGCCGGTGACCTGTCCGAGGACATCTGCCAGTTCCTGGAGGAAGCCCGTGAGCGACACTGGATCATCCTTGAGTAACCCCCGGCCGGGACCGCCGTTCTGGCTGCTGGCGGAACTGACCTACCGCTGTCCGCTGCAGTGTCCGTACTGCTCCAACCCGCTGGATTTCGCCCAGCAGGGGCAGGAGCTGGACACCGAGGCCTGGATCCGCGTGTTGCGCGAAGCCCGGGCCATGGGCGCGGCCCAACTGGGTTTCTCCGGCGGTGAGCCGCTGGTGCGCCCGGACCTGCCCGAGCTGATCGCCGAAGCGCGCCAGCTGGGCTTCTACACCAATCTCATCACCTCCGGCATCGGCCTGACCGAAGGCAAGGTCAAACAGTTCCGCGAGGCGGGGCTGGACCACATCCAGGTCAGTTTCCAGGCCTCCGACCCGGAACTGAACAACGCCGTCGCGGGCTCGCGCAAAGCGTTCGACAGCAAGCTGGCCATGGCCCGGGCAGTGCACGCCGAGGGCTATCCGATGGTCCTCAACTTCGTCATCCATCGCCACAACATCCACCAGATGGACGACATCATCCGCCTGTGTGAAGAGCTGGGCGCGGACTACGTCGAACTGGCCACCTGCCAGTACTACGGCTGGGCTTTCGAGAACCGCGAGGGGCTGATGCCGTCGGCGGCGCAACTGGCCACCGCCGAGAAGACGGTCAACGAACACCGCGAGCGACTGCAGGCGGCCGGCTCGGCCATGCAGCTGATCTTCGTCACCCCGGACTATTACGAAGAGCGCCCCAAGGCCTGCATGAACGGCTGGGGCAGCATCTTCCTGACCGTCACGCCGGACGGTACCGCGCTGCCGTGCCACAGCGCCCGCATCTTGCCGATCGAGTTTCCCAACGTGCAGGAATACGCCCTGCAGTCGATCTGGTATGACAGCCCCGGCTTCAACCATTACCGCGGCGACGCCTGGATGCCCGAGCCCTGCCGCTCCTGCGACGAGAAGCACAAGGACTTCGGCGGCTGCCGCTGCCAGGCCTACCTGCTGACCGGCGACGCCGACAACGCGGACCCGGTGTGCGACAAGTCGCCCCATCACGAACGCGTGCTGGCGGCCCGGCGCGCGGCGGACCACGCCACCGCCGGCCTGGCGGACCTGACCTACCGCAACGCCCGCAATTCGCGGGTGATCGTCAAGGCCTGACTCTCTGGTGGCCGCTCTTTCCGCGCACGCCGCCGTGGGTGCCTACGCCCAGCGCGACAACCTGCGCTGCGCCGAGGGCGGCGTGTTCTGGCTGGAGAGCGATCCGGCCACCGGGCTGGTGGGTCTGCACGCCTGGCGTGACGGCGAAGCCCGCCGGCTGACGCCCCGCGAGTTCGGCGTGCGCAGCCAGGTCAACGGCTACGGGGGCGGCGCGTTCTGCGTGCTGCAGGGCGCCGTTTACCTGGTCAGCGGCGGCGACCAGCAAATTTATCGCTTCGACCTGGACAGCGGCGCGCTCGGCGCCGTGAGCGACCAACCAGAGTGTCGTTTTGGCGGTTTGGTGGCGGACCCGCGCCGCGGCCGCATCCTGGCGGTGTGCGAACACCTGGACGACGGCTTCGGGGTGGGGCAGAGCTTGGTGGCGCTGGACGTGGAGACCGGTGCCCTGCTGACGCTGGCCGGGGCCGAGCGCGGGCCGATCAATATGGGCTGCCCCACGCTGTCGGCCGACGGCCGCCTGCTGGCCTGGGTCGAGTGGACCTTGCCGGCGATGCCCTGGGAGCAGACCCGGCTGCGGCGGGCAGTACTGGACCGTTCCGGCCAGGTGGCGGCGGTGGAAGACTGCTCCGCCCCGGCACCGGCGTCGATCCAGCAGCCGCGCTATGTCGGCGATGCCCTCTACGCGCTGTCGGACCACGGTGGCTGGTGGCAGCCTTACCGGGTGGATGACGGCAACGGCTGGCGGATACTGTCGCGGGATCGCTGCGATCACGCCAACGCCCCCTGGCAGTTGGATGAGCGCCATGACGCCTGGCTGGACGGCGAGCGCTGGGCGCGCGTCCAGTACCAGTCCGGCCTGGGCTCACTGGTGCTGGTGGACGAGCAGGGGCGGCGGCAGCAGCGGCTGGCGGAGGCGTACACCGATTTCCGCCACCTGCAGGTGATGGATCGGCGGATCCATGCGATTGCCCGCAGCCCTTACCGGCTCGACAGCATCGTGCGCATCGACCCGGAAACCGGCGACTGTGAGACGTTGGCGGGCGGTGAGCAGACGCCCGCCTGCCAGGAAATGGCGCCGCCGGAGCCCTTCAGCTTCGATGCCCGCGACGGTCAGCCGGTGCACGGCTTCCTGTACCGGCCGATGGTGGAGGCGAGCCAACCGCCGCCGGTGGTCATGCGTGTCCACGGCGGGCCCACGTCCGCCGCCTATCCGGTGTTCGATCCGCAGGTGGCCTTCTGGACATCCCACGGCTTTGCGGTGGCGGACGTCAATCACCGCGGCAGCACCGGCTACGGCCGGGCGTTCCGCATGGCGCTGCAGGGCCGTTGGGGGGCGTCCGATCACGAGGACATCTGCGACGGCGTCAGCCACCTGGCGCGGGAACAGCTGGTGGACGGCGAGCGGGCCTTCATCATGGGGCGCAGCGCCGGTGGGTTTACGGTGCTCAATGCGCTGATCCATAGCCCGGTGTTCCGCGCCGGCGCCAGCCTGTTCGGGGTGAGCGACCCGGAGTCCCTGCGCCACATGACCCATCGCTTTGAATCCGGTTACCTGGACTGGTTGCTGGGCGATCCGGACACCGAGCGGGTGACCTGGCAGCAGCGTACGCCGCTGTTCTGGGCCGACCGCATCACCTGCCCGGTGATTTTCTTCCAGGGCGAGCAGGACGCGGTGGTGGTGCCGGAGCAGACCGAGTCCATGGCCCACGTGCTGCGTCGCTGCGGCGTGCCGGTGGAGGTGGTGCGTTTCGCCGACGAGGGCCACGGCTTCCGTCATGCGGAGAATCAGGTCACGGTGATGGAGCGGACGTTACGCTTCTTCCGACAGGCGCTGGAGGAGGGCTGACCGACCGCCCGAGGTCGATCCGGAATAGGGCGGAACCGTCGGTCTTCCGTTAAACTGGGTAAGCGCTCAAGCGCATTCGACACGACACAATAATAATGAGATCGACCATGGCTCACGACGTCACGAACCTGCGCAAGTTCGTTGCTCCCGAAATCGTCTTTGGCGCCGGATCCCGCAAGGCGGTCGCCAACTTTGCCAGCCACTTCGGCGCGCGCCGGGTGCTGCTGGTGTCCGACGCCGGCGTGGCCGCCGCCGGCTGGGTCTCCGAGGTCGAGGCCCTGCTGCTGGAAGCGGGTTTCGCCGTCACCGTCTTTACCGGCGTGTCCCCCAATCCCCGGGTTGCGGAGGTGATGCACGGCGCGGAACTCTACAGGTCGGCGGGCTGTGACGTGATCGTCGCTATCGGCGGCGGCAGCCCGATGGATTGCGCCAAGGGCATCGGCATCGTCAGCGCCCATGGGCGCAGCATTCTCGACTTCGAGGGCGTCGACACCATCACCCTGCCGTCGCCGCCGCTGATCCTGATTCCGACCACCGCCGGCACCTCGGCGGACGTGTCCCAGTTCGCGATCATTTCCGACCCGGACCGGCGCTTCAAGTTTTCCATCATTTCCAAGGCGGTGGTGCCCGACGTGGCGCTGATCGACCCGGAAGTGACCCAGACCATGGACGTGTTCCTGACCGCCTGCACCGGCGTGGACGCCTTGGTGCACGCCGTCGAGGCGTTCGTCTCCACCGGCAGCGGCCCGCTGACCGACTCCCACGCGCTGGAGGCGATCCACCTGATCAACACCCACCTGGAGCCGCTGGTGGCCAACCCGTCCGACGCCCACCTGCGCGAGCAGGTGATGCTGGGCTCAATGCAGGCCGGTCTGGCGTTTTCCAACGCCATCCTGGGGGCGGTGCACGCCATGTCTCACAGTCTGGGCGGCTTCCTGGACCTGCCCCATGGCCTGTGCAACGCGATGCTGCTGGACCACGTGGTGGCCTACAACTACAGCGCCTGCGAGGACCGCTTCAAGCGCATTGCCGAGACGCTGGGCATCGACACCCGGGGTATGACCACGGCCACCGTGCGCCAGCGCCTGCTGGGCCGGATCGCCGAACTCAAACGCAACGTGGGGCTGGAGAAACGCCTCGGCGAGCTGGGCGTGCGCGTGGACGACATTCCGTCCCTGTCCGGTTTCGCCCTGCAGGACCCGTGCATCCTGACCAACCCGCGCAAGTCGTCCCGGCGGGACGTTGAAGTGGTGTATGAAGAAGCCCTCTGATACCCCCGGTCGCGATGACGGCGGTGCCGGCGACTACAACGTCGAAGACCTGCTCGGCCTGGGCAGCCATTCGGCGCGCAAGAGCTATTACCCGGCGCTGCTGGAGCGGATCGCCGACCTGGAAGCCGAGCGCAACCGCTACAAGTGGCTGTTCGACAACGCCCTGCACGGCATTTTCCAGGGCAACCTGCGCGGCGGCCTGATTTCCTGCAACCCGGCGATGGCGGACATTTGCGGCTACGCATCACCGGCTGCGCTGACCGGGGCCATCGTGCGCCTGCGTGAGCAGCTGTTTGCCAGCGTGCGGGATTTCGACCACGTGCGCCTGACGCTGCTGTCCGACGGCCAGGTGCGTGCCCGCGAGCTGCGCCTGATGCGCCGCGACGGCGGGCAGGTGGACGCGGCGCTGACCCTGCTGTGGCGCCCGGATCTGGGGCCCGAAGTGGTGGAGGCGTTCGTGGCGGACATCACCGAGCGCCAGCAGGCCCGGGCGCGGCTGGAACAGGTCAACAGCGAACTGGAGCTGCGGGTCAAGGAACGCACCGCTGCGCTGCGCGACGCCAACAGCGGCCTGCGCCGGGAGATTGGCGAGCGCGAGAAAATCGAGGCGGAGCTGGTGGTGGCGATCCAGGCCGCCGAGGAAGCCAACCGCAGCAAGGACAAGTACCTGGCGGCGGCCAGTCACGACCTGATGCAGCCGCTCAACGCCGCCCGGTTGCTGGTCTCGACGCTGCAGGACCGGGCCCTGCCGAACGCCGAGGCGCAACTGGTCGATCGTGTGCACCGGGCGCTGGAAGGCGCCGAAGACCTGCTGGCGGACCTGCTGGACATCTCCAAGCTGGACCAGCAGGCGATCCAGCCCGACCGCACCTACCTGGACATCGACGACCTCATCCAGGCCCTGGCCGGCGAGTTCGAACCGGTGGCGGAAAACGCCCACCTGCGGCTGAAAGTCCGGTCCCGGCCGGGCATCGTCCACACCGACGCCCGCATGATGACCCGCATCCTGCGTAACCTGCTCACCAACGCGTTCCGTTACACCCAGGAGGGCGGCGTGCTGCTGAACGTTCGCCGCCGCACGGACGACCTGCATATCGAAGTCTGGGATACGGGCGTGGGCATTCCCGACGACCGGCTGGAGGATATCTTCCGTGAGTTCCATCAGCTCAGCGCCCCCCACACGGGCGGACGTAAGGGGGTGGGGCTGGGGTTGGCCATTGTCGACCGCATGGTGCGCATGCTGGACCATCGCATCGAGGTGCACTCCCGCCCCGGCGTCGGTTCGCGCTTCAGTGTGATCCTGCCGCTGGCACATCCCCGGCCGGCGGCCGCAGGGGCCGGCCAGGCGATGCCGGAGCCGCATTCCCTGGCGGGGCGGCGTATCCTGGTGATCGACAACGAGCCGGACATCCTGGCGAGCATGGAGGCCCTGCTGGCACAGTGGGGCTGCGAGGTGTCCTGCGTCGCCGACGCGCAGGTCGCGCTGCGGGGCCTTGAAAACGGGACAGTAACCGTGCCCGAAGCGATCCTGGCGGATTACCACCTGGACGAGGGGCGTACCGGCTGCGAGGCGATCTACGCCATCCGGCGGGCTGTGGGGCGGGATATTCCCGCCGCCATCATCACCGCCGACCGCAGCGACGCCTGCCGGCGTTTCCTGAAAACCCAGTATTTCCCGGTGCTTAACAAGCCCGTCAAACCCAACCGCCTGCGCGCCCTGCTGACCAGCCTGTTTGCCTGAGTCCGGACCGGCCAGCCCTCCGAACGTCCTACATCGTCGCCGGCAAACCTGACTACACTTCTGGAATGGACGTCACCGTCTGGAAGGGGAGTGCCCGGCGAGCCCGCCGGGTTCCGGGAATCGGTTGAAAGCGAGGTGAAAACAATGCAAACCACCGAAAACGCTCTGACCAACCACGAAGTGACCGTGTGTCTCAGCGGCGGCGCGGTCCTGGGGCCGTTTAATGCCACCTGGTCGCAGGACTCCGGAGGCGACGTGCGTGAACTGGTCCGGGAATACGATGCGTATCTCCAGGGCGAGCCGCAGAAACGGTTCAAGTTTCACCTGCACGACACGTACACCAACACGGTCCACACCCTGATCCTGAACTTTTCTCAAGTGACCGGGGTCTGTGATCATGTGAGGCTCAGGCATAATCCAGAGGGCTGATGGCCGGTTGGGCCAGGCTCAGGTCGTGTCGTCAGCGCTCTGTCACGCCACTCTCTTACGCCACTCTTTCATGCCATAGTCATAGGCTTCATGTTCAGGTAAAGGAGGCTGCCATGAGTGAATTCCGGGTCGAAAAGGATAGCCTGGGCGACGTCAAAGTGCCGGCTGACGCGCTTTGGGGCGCGCAAACCCAGCGTGCCGTCGACAATTTCCCGATCAGCGGCCGTCCCATGCCGCCGGCGTTCATTGAGGCGGTGGTGCGGGTCAAGCGTGCGGCGGCCCAGGCCAACGCCAAGCTGGGGCTGCTGCAGGATGCGCACCGGGACGCGATCCTCAAGGCCTGCGACACCTTGTTGTGGGGCGAGCACCGCGACCAGTTCCCGATCGATGTCTATCAGACCGGATCGGGCACCAGCACCAACATGAACGTCAACGAGGTGATTGCCCGCCTGGCGCGGATGGACGGCGATGACGTGCATCCCAACGACCACGTCAACATGAGCCAGAGCTCCAACGACGTGATACCCACCGCCATCCACGTCAGTGCCGTCACCCAGGCCCAGGCGGTGCTGGTCCCGGCGCTGTCGCACCTGCAGGGGGCCATCTACGAGCGCGAAGCGGAACTGGCGGAGACCGTCAAGACCGGGCGCACCCACCTGATGGACGCCATGCCGGTCACCCTGGGGCAGGAACTGCAGACCTGGCGCGAGCAACTGGCCGCCGCCCAGAAGCGGGTGGAGTGGGCCTGCGACGACCTGCTGGGGCTGCCCCAGGGCGGCACCGCCGTGGGCACTGGCGTGAACGCACACAGCCAGTTCGCCGAGCGTTTCATCGCCGCGCTGAACGACGATACCGGCCTGCACTTCCGGTCCCTGGATCACAAGTTCGTCGGTCAGAGTGCGGTGGACGCTCCGGTGAATTTCTCCGCCCAGCTGCGTGGCGTGGCGGTGGTGCTGATGAAGATCGCCAACGATCTGCGCTGGATGAACAGCGGTCCCATCCACGGCCTGGCCGAGATCAGTCTGCCGGCCCTGCAGCCGGGCAGCAGCATCATGCCGGGTAAGGTGAACCCGGTGATTCCCGAATCCACCGCCATGGTGGCGGTGCAGGTGATGGGACTCGACAGCACCGTCGCCATGGCCGGGCAGTCCGGCAACTTCCAGCTCAACGTCATGCTGCCGCTGGTGGGCGCCAACCTGGTGGACATGCTGCAGTTGCTGAGCAATGCCTCCCGGGGGCTGGCGGATAAGGCCATCGCCGGCTTTACCGTCAACGCCGACCACCTGGCCGAAGCGGTGGGGCGCAATCCGGTGCTGGTCACCGCCCTCAACCCGGAAATCGGCTACAGCCGGGCGGCGGAGATCGCCAAGGAAGCCTACGCCAGCGGCCGCTCGATCCTGGACGTGGCGGAGGAACGCACGGATCTGTCCCGCAGCCAACTGGAGGCCATTCTCGATCCCCTGAAACTGACCCACGGGGGGCTGGAAAGCTGACCCGTGTCGTTTGAACTGACCGTCCAGCTGTTGCTGCTCCTGCTGGCGGCCAACGGGTCGCCGGTGCTGGGGCGTTACCTGCTGGGGCGCCACGGCGCGCAGCCGGTCGACGGCGGCCGGCTATGGCGCGATGGCGAACGCCTGCTGGGGGACAGCAAGACCTGGCGTGGCCTCATCATCGGCGTTACGGCCTGCACGGTGGTGAGCCTGTTGTTGGGGCTGGGTGGTCCGTTCGGCGTGATGTTTGGCGCGCTGGCGTTGCTGGGGGATCTGTTCAGCAGCTTCATCAAGCGCCGCCGGCATCTGCGCTCCAGCTCCCGCGCCACCGGGCTGGATCAGCTTCCCGAAGCGATCCTGCCGGTGGGCATGGGGGCATTCTGGCTGGACTACAACTGGCAGGAGGTGGCCGTCACCGTGCTGCTGTTCATGCTGGCGGACATGCTGCTCTCGCCGCTGCTGTATCGGCTGGGCATCCGCCGGCAGCCGCATTGAGGGGGCGGTTGCGGATCTTGAGGTTTGCGGCGGGCCACCTGCGGCGACCTCGGAAGCTAAAGCTTCCGCTACATTTTCGCGGTTTCCCAGGCCCCATGTAGCCGAAGCTTCAGCTTCGGAGCAGCTCGCCGGGCGGCCGAGGTTAACGGGCATATTGTTCGAATCCATGAGAGGGGGGCGGGTGCTTCGGAAGCGAGAGCGTCCGCCACATCCAGCGGGTACCCGGGGCTCATGTAGCCGAAGCTCCAGCTTCGGAGCAGCCCGCCGGGCGGCCAAGGTTAACGGGCATATTGTTCGAATCCATGAGAGGGGCCCGGGTGCTTCGGAAGCGAGAGCGTCCGCCACATTCTGCGAGTACCCGGGGCTCATGTAGCCGAAGCTTCAGCTTCGGAGCAGCCTGCCGGGCTGCCGGGGATCGCGAGGGCCCGTCCGGATTCCTAAACTTTTAGCCCGTCCCCCGCGTCAACGTATGCAGATTCACCTCCGGCGGGCAGTTCAGCCGCGCGTGAACCATGGACGTCCCCGCACCGCAGGACGTATAGCCCTGCATTCCCGCATGTTGCCACGGCCCCTTGCCGACGAAGCGCGGGCAATCCGCATCCAGTAGCACCGGAATCCCGCCCGGCAGGCAGATCTGGCCGCCGTGGGTATGGCCGCACAGGAACAGGTCGTAGCCGGCGTGGGCCGCCTGCCGCCAGATTTCGGGAGTGTGACTGAGCAACAGGGTGGCCTTGCCGTTGGGGATGCCCTCGGCGGCGCGCTGCAGGTTGTCCACCTTGTAGAAGTGAGCGTCGTCCACGCCGGCCACGTAGAGATGGCTGCCGTCGCGCTCGATGGCGGTGTGCTCGTTGAGCAGCACCTGGTAGCCCATGTCCTCGAGCGGCGGCAGCATGCGGATGCTGTCGTGGTTGCCCAGTACCGCCAGGGGCGTGCCGCGCAGCACGCGGCGCAGGCGTCGCATGCCTTCCAGGCTGGCCTCGATCGGACCCCAGGTGAGCTTGCGGTAGTCACCGGTCAGCACGCACAGGTCGTAGTCGATGCCCTCGACGTGCTTGATGATGGCCTCCAGCATGGGCGCGTCCATGTCCACGTGCAGGTCGGTCAGGTGCAGGATGCGGAAGCCTTCGAAGGCTTCGGGCAGGTGGGGGACCACAAAGCGATGCTCGACCGTGCGCATGCGCCGGGCGTTGTTCTGGGCGCGTCCGAGCAGACCGCTCAGGCGCAGGCAGCCGCGAATCAGGCCGTGCAGGGAATACCACTTTTCCACATGGCAGAAATGACCGCCGGGGTCGACCAGGCGGGATTCGAACTCGCGTTCGATCCCCAATCGCTGGCGGGCGTGGACCGGGCCCAGGCGCAGGGCGAGCCGGTATTCAAGCAATTCATCGTCGTGTTGCGGTTTCGGTGCAACATGGGTCATTGTCCGCTCCTTGCATCCTGCCGCTTCTGGGATGGCGCATGGACGCGATGGACACGCTGAAAGGTGACGGGATTCTGCTTTCAGTATGGCCCCAAGCCGATGGGTCG includes the following:
- the pqqB gene encoding pyrroloquinoline quinone biosynthesis protein PqqB; this translates as MQIHVLGSAAGGGFPQWNCNCTNCQGLRDGTLNARARTQSSIVISEDGERWILCNASPDIRAQLAAFAPLQPARAVRDTGIDAVLLMDSQIDHTTGLLTLREGCPLDVWCTPQVHEDLSTGFPLFTMLEHWNGGLNWHDMPYGDETVFTMPAAPSLRLTALPLLSNAPPYSPRRGKTIPGDNVGLFIEDTRSGTTVLYAPGLGRPDDRLKAWMRRADILLVDGTVWDDDEMKRRGVGTKTGQEMGHLAQNGPGGMIELLDTMPARRKILIHINNTNPILDEDSPERAILDRHGIEVAWDGMHLDLEREGGAE
- a CDS encoding S9 family peptidase, with protein sequence MAALSAHAAVGAYAQRDNLRCAEGGVFWLESDPATGLVGLHAWRDGEARRLTPREFGVRSQVNGYGGGAFCVLQGAVYLVSGGDQQIYRFDLDSGALGAVSDQPECRFGGLVADPRRGRILAVCEHLDDGFGVGQSLVALDVETGALLTLAGAERGPINMGCPTLSADGRLLAWVEWTLPAMPWEQTRLRRAVLDRSGQVAAVEDCSAPAPASIQQPRYVGDALYALSDHGGWWQPYRVDDGNGWRILSRDRCDHANAPWQLDERHDAWLDGERWARVQYQSGLGSLVLVDEQGRRQQRLAEAYTDFRHLQVMDRRIHAIARSPYRLDSIVRIDPETGDCETLAGGEQTPACQEMAPPEPFSFDARDGQPVHGFLYRPMVEASQPPPVVMRVHGGPTSAAYPVFDPQVAFWTSHGFAVADVNHRGSTGYGRAFRMALQGRWGASDHEDICDGVSHLAREQLVDGERAFIMGRSAGGFTVLNALIHSPVFRAGASLFGVSDPESLRHMTHRFESGYLDWLLGDPDTERVTWQQRTPLFWADRITCPVIFFQGEQDAVVVPEQTESMAHVLRRCGVPVEVVRFADEGHGFRHAENQVTVMERTLRFFRQALEEG
- the pqqA gene encoding pyrroloquinoline quinone precursor peptide PqqA, with translation MWTKPAFEDMRIGFEVTMYFANR
- the pqqE gene encoding pyrroloquinoline quinone biosynthesis protein PqqE — protein: MSNPRPGPPFWLLAELTYRCPLQCPYCSNPLDFAQQGQELDTEAWIRVLREARAMGAAQLGFSGGEPLVRPDLPELIAEARQLGFYTNLITSGIGLTEGKVKQFREAGLDHIQVSFQASDPELNNAVAGSRKAFDSKLAMARAVHAEGYPMVLNFVIHRHNIHQMDDIIRLCEELGADYVELATCQYYGWAFENREGLMPSAAQLATAEKTVNEHRERLQAAGSAMQLIFVTPDYYEERPKACMNGWGSIFLTVTPDGTALPCHSARILPIEFPNVQEYALQSIWYDSPGFNHYRGDAWMPEPCRSCDEKHKDFGGCRCQAYLLTGDADNADPVCDKSPHHERVLAARRAADHATAGLADLTYRNARNSRVIVKA
- the pqqC gene encoding pyrroloquinoline-quinone synthase PqqC; the encoded protein is MSRIEQPLDRAAFEQALRDKGQYYHIHHPYHRAMYAGECTREQIQGWVANRYYYQVNIPRKDAAIMANCPDASVRRQWLQRVLDHDGAEGEDGGIEAWLGLAEAVGLSRDEVIDQRHVLPGVRFAVDAYYHFARRATWQEAACSSLTELFAPEIHQSRLDSWPQHYPWIEDNGYGYFRKRLGEARRDVEHGLTITLDHFTTAEQQQRALDILQFKLDILWSLLDALTMAYVHKTPPYHTVTDAQVWHRGLDR
- the pqqD gene encoding pyrroloquinoline quinone biosynthesis peptide chaperone PqqD, with translation MKTQTPKLRPGFRYQWEPAQEAYVLLYPEGMVKLNGSAGAILGEVNGEQTVGQIIDSLQARFPDAGDLSEDICQFLEEARERHWIILE
- a CDS encoding hybrid sensor histidine kinase/response regulator; the protein is MKKPSDTPGRDDGGAGDYNVEDLLGLGSHSARKSYYPALLERIADLEAERNRYKWLFDNALHGIFQGNLRGGLISCNPAMADICGYASPAALTGAIVRLREQLFASVRDFDHVRLTLLSDGQVRARELRLMRRDGGQVDAALTLLWRPDLGPEVVEAFVADITERQQARARLEQVNSELELRVKERTAALRDANSGLRREIGEREKIEAELVVAIQAAEEANRSKDKYLAAASHDLMQPLNAARLLVSTLQDRALPNAEAQLVDRVHRALEGAEDLLADLLDISKLDQQAIQPDRTYLDIDDLIQALAGEFEPVAENAHLRLKVRSRPGIVHTDARMMTRILRNLLTNAFRYTQEGGVLLNVRRRTDDLHIEVWDTGVGIPDDRLEDIFREFHQLSAPHTGGRKGVGLGLAIVDRMVRMLDHRIEVHSRPGVGSRFSVILPLAHPRPAAAGAGQAMPEPHSLAGRRILVIDNEPDILASMEALLAQWGCEVSCVADAQVALRGLENGTVTVPEAILADYHLDEGRTGCEAIYAIRRAVGRDIPAAIITADRSDACRRFLKTQYFPVLNKPVKPNRLRALLTSLFA
- the ercA gene encoding alcohol dehydrogenase-like regulatory protein ErcA; translation: MAHDVTNLRKFVAPEIVFGAGSRKAVANFASHFGARRVLLVSDAGVAAAGWVSEVEALLLEAGFAVTVFTGVSPNPRVAEVMHGAELYRSAGCDVIVAIGGGSPMDCAKGIGIVSAHGRSILDFEGVDTITLPSPPLILIPTTAGTSADVSQFAIISDPDRRFKFSIISKAVVPDVALIDPEVTQTMDVFLTACTGVDALVHAVEAFVSTGSGPLTDSHALEAIHLINTHLEPLVANPSDAHLREQVMLGSMQAGLAFSNAILGAVHAMSHSLGGFLDLPHGLCNAMLLDHVVAYNYSACEDRFKRIAETLGIDTRGMTTATVRQRLLGRIAELKRNVGLEKRLGELGVRVDDIPSLSGFALQDPCILTNPRKSSRRDVEVVYEEAL